In Atribacterota bacterium, the genomic window GTATATCTTGTATCCGGCGCAACTACATATACTTCGTGTCTATCAAAAATTGCCTTAACTAACTCTTGTAAGCCTTTATTTTCTATGCCATCATCATTGGTTACTAATATCCGCATATAATTAGACCTCTTTAAAATTAAAATAAAGTTAGCTGCTTAACCTTTTTATTCTCTTTCCTTCCTTCAATTGTTGGTCATCCAGCAAGAAAACAGTATCCATAAATTTTACTCTAAAGCTTCCCGGACCATCTTTTACCTTATGCGCAGCAATCTCTGCCGCCAGCCCAAAAGCAGACACCG contains:
- a CDS encoding hydroxyethylthiazole kinase; the protein is MSFYETRTVLQTGCMLGSTIAVFCSVKKDYLEATLEAVSAFGLAAEIAAHKVKDGPGSFRVKFMDTVFLLDDQQLKEGKRIKRLSS